The Malus domestica chromosome 08, GDT2T_hap1 genomic interval AATGTTGCGTGCGCAAACAATGTTAATGATAGCACAACTGTTAGAATGATCACACAGAATATATGGTGAAAGAAAATGTAAAATTGATCCGTAAAGAATGCCGACAGGGTTGTCTCCACATGTACAACATACTCTAAAGCTGTGGCAAGAAATCTTCCTAGACGGGGTTCAAATCTCACCTGCCTATTACCACCCTAATATGTTCACAcattattaaagaataatacCAAACTGTGAACAATCTAAAAAACCCCCACTACCTCACCCCAATCAACTTCTGTACACAAGATTTTACCTTAAAACACTCTTGAACAAAAGCCACTGTAATTCTCCAGTACCGTATCTCACTACCCGCATCACACGAACAGATGTGTTCATCATTGTTTGGGTGAAAATATACTGACAGGACAGGAGCAGAATGTCCCATAGAGGTGCAAAATGAAACAGGCTGCAGATTTAAGACATACAAAAAGTTTTACAAGGCAAGATTACAGAATATACTAGCAAAAGAGGCCGCATGTTGCTGCGGGTTTAAAATTCTGTTTAGACATTAACAACAATGTTTACATCTCTATttgcatatatatgtacatccatATTTACAATCCTATTCACACAAACATACTATTCAGAACTTCCGACTCTCTTCATTGAAACTTCAGAGTTTTTTCCCCCCTTGCTTACAAATTGGAATAAACTGTAATTATtgaggtaatttttttttaattgctaAAAAATTGGATACTTTCTTCAGTTAGTCTTCAAATACATTTAATAAGAAATGTCAAAAACAAATATTGCTGATCTACAAATATTAAGTATGCcatgaagagaaaaataataattacaacTTACACATGTTAAAGCAAACATATGAGGAGAAAGTAGACTCTTCAAATTGCTAACCTCACATTTTCCTCTAAGCTAACCACAATAAACTCTTCTACCACAATTCTTAGCATGCACGTATGAATAAAGGTTAGAATTCACATCTTATTGTAAACagaaatatactctcattctgCTAAATTGTGAACTGAGGGAGATAAATGCATAGATGTAGGAAAAGAATTATAAACCTTAAAAAATGCAAAAAAGGGTAATCATCCTTTTATAAATGCTTTATTATACTTTGTACCTCATGTTTTCAATACAAATTTAACTTTTGGTCTCAAACCTTTCATTggcaaccattttttttttccaaaggtTGTACTGTAGTAACGTATTTCAAAATATCTTGCAATTTGACAATTAGCTTAGTAaaatttctttaaaatgtttaaaaaatgtTGATAAGCACATgttgtcaataaatgggtcttTGTCAGGGATATGTAAATTATTACATGTGAGAATGTTGTTCTTATCAATGAGAGACAATAGTTGGGAACCGAGAAAATAAAACTGAGATCATAGAATCTGTTGATGAAAATCTGACAACTCCTTGGAAATTGTTCTGCTCTGCTATTGAAGAACAAATGAGCGGCTAGTAGGACAATTTTGTGTGATGTTTTACTTCGCCCGTATAGAAATGTGAAATCTCATAAACAAATCCATGTTTTATCTTTGCAGCAACTAAATTATAATCATCTTTCTACATgattgaatgaagatggaaaaaGTTAGTAACAAACAGACTATTAAGTTAAAAGACTGGCGACATGTTTAAGATTGCTTATAAAATGGCTAAAAGCTTTTTCTATCAGCGAAAAGCGATTCTAACAATATTTCAcagaaaaacttaaaaactcGACCAGTTTTCTAACCTGAGAAAGAATTATAGGACCTCCTTGAGTTTGAAACAGCTTCTCTGCCTTCATCATAACaaataattagaaattaaatttagcttcaaaattatttattaaaaaaattaaattgtattGGAGTAAACGGAAGATTTATCATATCATACCTTGAAAGGCTCATTGTCCTTCGAAAAACGATTCTGGAGACATATTTCAGCCAAACTAGGAATCCCCTGTTTCAGAAACAGAACAAAACACAGAGTAATGAATATAACCATATTtacataagataaaaaaaaaatcacaaaatattcttaacaaaaataattatccGAAGTTCCTTTCAGCGCAAACATAAGGGCCAATCTGGAGATTAACAAATAGGCTTGCTTGTTGCACCATCTTGATGAACTTGACCAAATCATATTCGTCCCTCAAAATAATActgcaaatttgaaaaaataaaaaaccattgaATTAGCATAAATATATTTGCATTAGAGAGGGCAAAGAAAAtgcaaattttaaatgtgaattgCTGATTGCATTACTTTTCCCGGAGAATGTTCATGGCCATTCCAAAACACAAAGGATGACAATCCCAAaacacagaagaaaaaaaaaccctaatacaCAGTCCTAAATTTCTTGTTAGGGTTTATCAGAAATTTGTGAATCAAATTCAAATTCCTATCCAAACTCAATAACCAGAAAACCAAACAGAGAATACAAATTCAATAATCCCAAAAGTTATTGAAATCAAACCTATTTCAACTCTAATATAATCCAAAATACCAAATTCGCTCACCTTCAGTCAAAGAttcaggaaaaagaaaaaaaattatatacctTGATGATAAAGAGTTTGGAAAGCCGCAGAGAAAAACTGGAAAATTCGAGTAACAACTTCTGCTGCAACTAAAAATCAAAGCAGATCAGAAAAGTACACCCAAAgcttgaaaaaaaatttaaatcacaCACAAtcagaaaaatagaaaactcaCCAGTAAACGTTTGATCGTATCCTCTCTTCTTGAAGTCAAAAATCAAAACATATCAGAACCacggaaaaaacaaaaaaaaaaaaattaaaatcccatGTGGCAAGAAAACCAAATAACTCACCAAAGAACTTTAGATCGCATAGGCCAAAAAAGGATTCTAATTAAAACCAGATCGACAACCACAACAAAAATTACAGAGTCCATAAATAGAAGGAAAAGCAGATGGAAAATTTTCCAGGAAGAAAACGACCATGGGTAAGAGCGATGTGAAGCAAGAAAACCGCCGTAGTTAATCGGCGAAAAAACCCGACAACGACGGGCAACATGAACAACGGCCGTGTGAAAGAGGAGAAAAAACACCCAAGGTTCTAGAATAAGCAAAAGCTGAGAATGGGGAGAGAAAGACGAACGGAAAGAAAGGGTAATCAATAGACCAGAAGCACCATCGTTGATAAGCACGTGGACAAGATGGAGTTGAAGAGTCCAACACGTGTAAAAGACGATTAACCCTAAGTGATCCTAAAAACTATCAATCCTAAGTGACGtacaggccgagtaattaagaACTAACTATGTCCTTCTTGTGATTGACGCGGATGTGCCAACTCGCCATAGAGGTTAATCGAGTGAGTAAGATGAATGTAGTGGTGGTGCAAATTGTGCTTTTGACTTCTAGACCGAGCGACTGTGGCTGAGAAAAGAACATTCTCAGCCTAGGGTTCTAAGAAcatgaagacaaggttgctaatCTCATTGGGAAGTTCAGGAAACTGGGTTCGATGACTTCAACTATGTGAAAATATAAGTGCTTTGAATCAGTATCAGACTGT includes:
- the LOC139198334 gene encoding transcriptional corepressor LEUNIG-like isoform X1 codes for the protein MVIFITLCFVLFLKQGIPSLAEICLQNRFSKDNEPFKAEKLFQTQGGPIILSQPVSFCTSMGHSAPVLSVYFHPNNDEHICSCDAGSEIRYWRITVAFVQECFKGHTKPIYSVCWDPSVRFLSSVSDDSVRVWALGA
- the LOC139198334 gene encoding uncharacterized protein isoform X2 — its product is MVIFITLCFVLFLKQGIPSLAEICLQNRFSKDNEPFKAEKLFQTQGGPIILSQPVSFCTSMGHSAPVLSVYFHPNNDEHICSCDAGSEIRYWRITVAFVQECFKVPLICQ